The genomic segment CGCGATAGCCGATGCTGTCGAGCGCTTCGGCGACGCTGATGCCGGCCGCATCCTTGCGCGACAGCACGTCCTCGACGGTGAAGTCGCCGACGAACGCCGCCGAGCCCATCATCGCCGGGGCGAATCGCGAGCCTTCCTCATTGGTCCAGTTGGTGATGCACAGCGGCAGTTCGGTCTCGATACCGGCGTCGTTGAGCGTCCGGATCACTTCGAGAGCGGCGAGGGTGCCGAGGATGCCGTCAAACTTGCCGCCGGTCGGCTGGGTATCGAGATGCGAGCCAAGGCCGATCGGTGGCTTGGCCATGTCGCGGCCCTTGCGTAGCGCGAACATGTTGCCGAGTGAATCGATGCTGACCTCGAGGCCTGCCTGCTCGCACGCCTGGCGAAACCAGTCGCGCACCTGCTTGTCTTCCGCCGACAGCGTCAGGCGCTTCACGCCGCCTTTCGGAGTGCCGCCGAACTGCGCGGTGCTGACGATAGTGTCCCACAGCCGCGAGGAATCGATCTGCAGGTTCGAGGCAGTCTTGGTCATAGTCACTCCGGTAATTCAGCGCGGACGCGCGAGGCAGAACGAAAGTGTGTCAAGCCGGCTGGGCGCGCGTCAACCAATCGCCGGTTCAACGACGTGAGCAATATCGCGGAGCTGCATTGCAGGATCGGGCATGAAGCCACCGGTGTGCGCGATCTCGGCCGCGAGTTCGGCGACGCGCTCGATCGCCACCGTGTCGGGGGAGGCGAGCCAGCTTGCGGAGAACCGCAGCGGTGAGATCTTCAGGTCGGTCTGCAGAAGTTGCAGCCGGCCTTCGGCGAGTTCGTTCTCCACGATCGCGGTCGGGATCACCGCGATGCCGAGGCCCTCGATCGCCATGTGGATAACCGTGCCGAGTGAAGCCGAGGCATGCAGGCGGATCGGCGGCAGCTCCGGCTTATTGAACAGCGAGCGAACGATCTCATAAGGCTGCGTCTTGCGCGGGAAGGTGATGATCGGGAATTTCGCCAGATCCGCCACCGTCAGCGGACCGTTGCCGAGGCCGAGCGAGGGGCTGGCGAGGAAGCCGATCGGATACTCGCACAGCACCCGGCTGCGCACGGTGGAAGCCGTCATCGGGCCGAGTAGGAACGCCAGCTCGATCTCCTGCGCCAACAGCCGGGCGCGCAGGTTCGGGGTGATGTCGACTTCGATCTCCAGCGACAGGTTGGGATAGACCCGGTTCACCTGCTCGATCAGCCGTGGCAGCCAGGTGTGGACGATGGTCTCGGCGACGCCCAGCCGCAGCACGCCCCGCATGCTCGACTGATCGCTCACCGCCGCCATCATCTCGGTGCGCAACCGGATCAGCTTCTCGGCATACAGCATCAACTGCCGGCCGCTCGGCGTCGGCGAGGCGACTCGGTGGTCGCGCTGCAGCAGCCGCACTCCGAGCTCCCGCTCCAGTTGCGCGATCCGCTGCGAGATCGCCGGCTGGGTCGTGTTCAGCTTGTGCGCCGCGCCGCGGAAGCTGCCGAGCGTCACGACCCAAATGAATGTTTCGAGCGCTTTGAAGTCCACCATCGGTCGACTCCTTCAGTCGATAAGACGAGTTTATTGTTTCCGATCAGAAACAAAGATTAGACATTATACTAGGCTTCGGCTCCTGTACTGTCGAGAGACTAGGCAGGACGAGCGAATGACTGTTTTTGCGGCAGAGCAACAGTTCCACGACGCCGAAAGGCCGCTTCCTTCCCATCAGGCCCGGCTCAACTGCCGCGCCGGACTCGCCGAGACGACGGCCGGCGTGGCGCCCGGTTTCGTGCAGGGCAACCTGGCGATCCTGCCGGAAAAATACGCCGCCGCCTTCCATCGCTTCTGTCAGCTTAACCCAAAGCCGTGCCCGATCGTCGGTATGTCCGACGTCGGCAACCCGATGATTCCGTCGCTCGGCATCGACCTCGACATCCGAACCGACCTGCCGCGCTACCGGGTGTGGCGGGACGGCGAGTTGGTCGAGGAGCCGACCGATATTGTTGCGCATTGGCGTGACGACCTGGTCGCCTTTGTGATCGGCTGCTCGTTCTCGTTCGAAGAGGCGCTGCTCGCCGATGACATCCCGATCCGCCATATCGAAGAGAAGGTGCGGGTGCCGATGTATCGCACCAACATCCCGTGCGAGCCGGCCGGTCCGTTCTCCGGGCCGATGGTGGTGTCGATGCGGCCGCTCAAGCC from the Rhodopseudomonas palustris genome contains:
- a CDS encoding putative hydro-lyase translates to MTVFAAEQQFHDAERPLPSHQARLNCRAGLAETTAGVAPGFVQGNLAILPEKYAAAFHRFCQLNPKPCPIVGMSDVGNPMIPSLGIDLDIRTDLPRYRVWRDGELVEEPTDIVAHWRDDLVAFVIGCSFSFEEALLADDIPIRHIEEKVRVPMYRTNIPCEPAGPFSGPMVVSMRPLKPKDAIRAVQITSRFPSVHGAPVHIGLPQSIGIADIAKPDYGDPVPIGPDELPVFWACGVTPQAVIAAAKVPFAITHAPGLMLVTDLKNKHLAVL
- a CDS encoding LysR family transcriptional regulator, with amino-acid sequence MVDFKALETFIWVVTLGSFRGAAHKLNTTQPAISQRIAQLERELGVRLLQRDHRVASPTPSGRQLMLYAEKLIRLRTEMMAAVSDQSSMRGVLRLGVAETIVHTWLPRLIEQVNRVYPNLSLEIEVDITPNLRARLLAQEIELAFLLGPMTASTVRSRVLCEYPIGFLASPSLGLGNGPLTVADLAKFPIITFPRKTQPYEIVRSLFNKPELPPIRLHASASLGTVIHMAIEGLGIAVIPTAIVENELAEGRLQLLQTDLKISPLRFSASWLASPDTVAIERVAELAAEIAHTGGFMPDPAMQLRDIAHVVEPAIG